In Puntigrus tetrazona isolate hp1 chromosome 7, ASM1883169v1, whole genome shotgun sequence, the following are encoded in one genomic region:
- the lmo1 gene encoding rhombotin-1 isoform X2, translating into MFYQKRLPSLTGVPMLSVQPKGKQKGCAGCNRKIKDRYLLKALDKYWHEDCLKCACCDCRLGEVGSTLYTKANLILCRRDYLRLFGTTGNCAACSKLIPAFEMVMRARDNVYHLDCFACQLCNQRFCVGDKFFLKNNMILCQMDYEEGQLNGSFETQVQ; encoded by the exons GTGTGCCGATGCTCTCCGTCCAGCCCAAAGGAAAACAGAAGGGATGCGCCGGCTGCAACCGTAAGATTAAAGACCGCTACCTGCTCAAGGCCCTGGACAAATACTGGCACGAAGACTGCCTGAAATGTGCCTGCTGCGACTGCCGCCTGGGGGAGGTGGGCTCCACCCTCTACACCAAAGCCAATCTCATCCTCTGTCGCAGGGACTACCTGAG GCTCTTTGGTACAACGGGGAACTGTGCAGCCTGCAGTAAACTGATCCCAGCCTTTGAAATGGTGATGAGGGCCAGAGATAATGTTTACCATTTGGACTGTTTTGCCTGTCAGCTTTGTAACCAGAG gTTTTGTGTGGGCGACAAGTTTTTCCTAAAAAACAACATGATTCTGTGTCAGATGGACTATGAGGAGGGGCAGCTCAACGGGAGCTTTGAGACACAAGTTCAATAG
- the lmo1 gene encoding rhombotin-1 isoform X1, with protein MVLDKEEGQKWGKGLLPRFQAVQRLMTGVPMLSVQPKGKQKGCAGCNRKIKDRYLLKALDKYWHEDCLKCACCDCRLGEVGSTLYTKANLILCRRDYLRLFGTTGNCAACSKLIPAFEMVMRARDNVYHLDCFACQLCNQRFCVGDKFFLKNNMILCQMDYEEGQLNGSFETQVQ; from the exons ACCGAGATTCCAGGCTGTGCAAAGACTGATGACAG GTGTGCCGATGCTCTCCGTCCAGCCCAAAGGAAAACAGAAGGGATGCGCCGGCTGCAACCGTAAGATTAAAGACCGCTACCTGCTCAAGGCCCTGGACAAATACTGGCACGAAGACTGCCTGAAATGTGCCTGCTGCGACTGCCGCCTGGGGGAGGTGGGCTCCACCCTCTACACCAAAGCCAATCTCATCCTCTGTCGCAGGGACTACCTGAG GCTCTTTGGTACAACGGGGAACTGTGCAGCCTGCAGTAAACTGATCCCAGCCTTTGAAATGGTGATGAGGGCCAGAGATAATGTTTACCATTTGGACTGTTTTGCCTGTCAGCTTTGTAACCAGAG gTTTTGTGTGGGCGACAAGTTTTTCCTAAAAAACAACATGATTCTGTGTCAGATGGACTATGAGGAGGGGCAGCTCAACGGGAGCTTTGAGACACAAGTTCAATAG
- the lmo1 gene encoding rhombotin-1 isoform X4: MLSVQPKGKQKGCAGCNRKIKDRYLLKALDKYWHEDCLKCACCDCRLGEVGSTLYTKANLILCRRDYLRLFGTTGNCAACSKLIPAFEMVMRARDNVYHLDCFACQLCNQRFCVGDKFFLKNNMILCQMDYEEGQLNGSFETQVQ, encoded by the exons ATGCTCTCCGTCCAGCCCAAAGGAAAACAGAAGGGATGCGCCGGCTGCAACCGTAAGATTAAAGACCGCTACCTGCTCAAGGCCCTGGACAAATACTGGCACGAAGACTGCCTGAAATGTGCCTGCTGCGACTGCCGCCTGGGGGAGGTGGGCTCCACCCTCTACACCAAAGCCAATCTCATCCTCTGTCGCAGGGACTACCTGAG GCTCTTTGGTACAACGGGGAACTGTGCAGCCTGCAGTAAACTGATCCCAGCCTTTGAAATGGTGATGAGGGCCAGAGATAATGTTTACCATTTGGACTGTTTTGCCTGTCAGCTTTGTAACCAGAG gTTTTGTGTGGGCGACAAGTTTTTCCTAAAAAACAACATGATTCTGTGTCAGATGGACTATGAGGAGGGGCAGCTCAACGGGAGCTTTGAGACACAAGTTCAATAG
- the lmo1 gene encoding rhombotin-1 isoform X3 has product MVLDKEEGVPMLSVQPKGKQKGCAGCNRKIKDRYLLKALDKYWHEDCLKCACCDCRLGEVGSTLYTKANLILCRRDYLRLFGTTGNCAACSKLIPAFEMVMRARDNVYHLDCFACQLCNQRFCVGDKFFLKNNMILCQMDYEEGQLNGSFETQVQ; this is encoded by the exons GTGTGCCGATGCTCTCCGTCCAGCCCAAAGGAAAACAGAAGGGATGCGCCGGCTGCAACCGTAAGATTAAAGACCGCTACCTGCTCAAGGCCCTGGACAAATACTGGCACGAAGACTGCCTGAAATGTGCCTGCTGCGACTGCCGCCTGGGGGAGGTGGGCTCCACCCTCTACACCAAAGCCAATCTCATCCTCTGTCGCAGGGACTACCTGAG GCTCTTTGGTACAACGGGGAACTGTGCAGCCTGCAGTAAACTGATCCCAGCCTTTGAAATGGTGATGAGGGCCAGAGATAATGTTTACCATTTGGACTGTTTTGCCTGTCAGCTTTGTAACCAGAG gTTTTGTGTGGGCGACAAGTTTTTCCTAAAAAACAACATGATTCTGTGTCAGATGGACTATGAGGAGGGGCAGCTCAACGGGAGCTTTGAGACACAAGTTCAATAG